The nucleotide sequence ATCAATTATGTTACTATCAACATTAGGAATGGTATCATAGCCAAAACCCCATGCATTAACAAGTGGCATCACTGTAGGGTCAAAACTTCCATTAGTTCTTAAATAAACATCTTTTGCTTTTTGAAAAACCGTTTCAAAATAAGCATCAATTTCTGTGTTTAGCTGTGCTTTATTTACTCTTGAAATAGTTGAGGTTGGAATAAAAGTAGATAAGGAATTGTTTACATTAATTAATAGGGAGTCTATTTCTTTTTTGAAATCTTTATTTTCTTGAGCTTGATATTTTATGTGATAAATAGTTCCCATTGTTTCACCCTGTAAGGAATGATATTTTAAATTGGAACTGTTACATGAAATTATTAAAAAAAGTATTAATAAAGTATAGATTTTCGGTTGTATTTTCATGCCTTATTCTTTTTTTGATTGCAATTTAAGGGGGGTTCTAATTACTCTGTAAGATCAACAACTTCAATTCCTTTATGTTTAGAAATATCAAATTCGAAAAAGCTGTCATTTAATTTTATATTTGTTTCAATAGATAAAATATCAAATGTAAGTATTAGTCCATTATCTTTATAGAATGTTTGCATTTTAAGAATATTGGAGGTTTCTTTTTCAATGAAAATTTTTACTTTAAAGAATGATTTAGATTTGTTTTCAGGTGTTAAAATTATCAAATTAATATTTTTATTATTTCTTCTGGCTTCACCTCCATATCCGTAAAGAAATCCTTTTTCCCAGATTGTAAAAAGCTCTTTTGGGTTTATTTCAAGTTCTTCGGGATTGTAATTATTTACCTGAACTTCATTAACATCTTTTAAGTAAGTCCATACTTTTTTCTGATTAGAAATAATAATTTGCTCACCGATAGTAAGTCTAAAATTTCCATCTTTCAAATAAAAAACGCCTGATAATTCATCATTAGTTTCAGCCATTCTGTTTTCAATAATATATTTGAATTCAACTTTTATTGAATTATAAGATTTATATTTTTCAACAGATTTTCTAATAATTTCTTCTGCTAATGCTGAGTTTTCCTGTGCTATTCCATTCAATGATGTTAGAAACAGAAATGATAATATGACTAATGTAATTTTGTTCATAAAATATATTTACCGATTGTTTCTGAAATCATTCAAAAACTGTTCCAGTGCATATTCATCGGGTATAAGTACTGCTCTGGCTTTACTTCCTTCAAAAGGACCAACAACTCCTGCACTTTCAAGTTGGTCAATAATTCTACCTGCACGATTGTACCCAAGCTTTAGTCTTCTTTGCAATAATGAAGTTGAACCTTGTTGATTTTGAACAATCACTCTTGCTGCATCTTCAAAATGGGCATCAAGATCATCAAGAATATCTTCCAAACCATCAGAAGTACCTCCCTCCGATTTAACTTCGGGTAAAAAATGCGGACTTGAATAAGATTGTTGTTTTGAGATAAAGTTAACGATTTCTTCCACTTCAGGAGTGTCAATAAATGCACATTGAATTCTTGTGAGATCACTCCCAGAAGAAAATAGCATATCACCACGACCCACAAGTTGTTCTGCACCTTTTGAATCTAAAATT is from Bacteroidota bacterium and encodes:
- a CDS encoding outer membrane lipoprotein carrier protein LolA, which codes for MNKITLVILSFLFLTSLNGIAQENSALAEEIIRKSVEKYKSYNSIKVEFKYIIENRMAETNDELSGVFYLKDGNFRLTIGEQIIISNQKKVWTYLKDVNEVQVNNYNPEELEINPKELFTIWEKGFLYGYGGEARRNNKNINLIILTPENKSKSFFKVKIFIEKETSNILKMQTFYKDNGLILTFDILSIETNIKLNDSFFEFDISKHKGIEVVDLTE